In a single window of the Acyrthosiphon pisum isolate AL4f chromosome X, pea_aphid_22Mar2018_4r6ur, whole genome shotgun sequence genome:
- the LOC100570016 gene encoding uncharacterized protein LOC100570016, with amino-acid sequence MTSMKNFTQVEVTGDADAVTSELYVENTIENPAWYTVEDNHVSLVSENIEKVIKLETDVLDDCIWESRIEITKYADNQSNMELPLESQVISFLNNTFLLYAVYRFKSPSIVPTLLFFTSQIKYFTTFNLIILLAILINL; translated from the exons atgactTCAATGAAAAACTTCACACAAGTTGAAGTCACTGGTGATGCTGATGCTGTTACCAG tgaATTATATGTTGAAAACACGATTGAAAATCCTGCATGGTATACAGTTGAAGATAATCATGTTTCTTTGGTATCTGAAAATATTGAGAAAGTCATTAAGCTTGAAACTGATGTGTTGGATGATTGTATATGGGAAAGTAGAATCGAAATTACTAAATATGCTGACAACCAAAGTAATATGGAGTTACCCTTGGAAAGTCAGgtaatatcttttttaaataatacattcttGTTGTATGCGGTTTATCGCTTTAAATCACCTAGTATTGTACCtacgttattatttttcacaagtcagataaaatattttacaacatttaactTGATAATTCTATTGGCTATTCTGATTAATCTGTGA